In the genome of Pelotomaculum isophthalicicum JI, one region contains:
- a CDS encoding peptidoglycan D,D-transpeptidase FtsI family protein, whose amino-acid sequence MKKNILKLGFLLLGLLLVLVGYLSYLQVVKDPALAANPYNRRTRERETQVRRGNIYDARGVVLAKTEFDGKQGRRVYPLGDDAAHIIGYISDRYGRAGLESAYDPYLLGMEGSDSIRNFINKILGKEQKGGDLTLTIDSSLQGLAEQLLGGRRGAVVLVDIRTGALRVVASAPGYDPNHLDENWPSLVQAADSPLLNRATQGAYPPGSTFKIITAAGALAAKPGLANSIFNCQGYLMVGGYKLTDLAAHGEVDLKKALAVSCNTTFAQLGLGMGADNFYRVFKAFGMDQDPDPGIAVRPGTLAAPGDMTQTELASSAIGQGEVLVSPLHMALAAAAIANQGVIMRPYLVDSVKDSTGEIVQSAVQRQWLTATTPAISGIIKEGMVDAVRSGTATAAAVSGTQMAGKTGSAQNPHGQTHAWFVGFAPAEQPRLAVAVVLENAGSGGSVAAPVAGRLLATALAKGY is encoded by the coding sequence ATGAAGAAGAATATTCTTAAACTTGGTTTTTTGCTGCTGGGCTTATTATTAGTCCTTGTAGGCTACCTGTCATATTTGCAGGTAGTCAAGGACCCGGCCCTGGCCGCGAACCCTTATAACCGCCGCACGCGGGAGAGGGAGACGCAAGTGAGGCGGGGGAATATCTACGATGCCAGGGGTGTTGTCCTGGCTAAGACTGAATTTGACGGCAAACAAGGCCGGCGGGTTTATCCCCTGGGGGATGACGCGGCCCATATTATCGGGTACATTTCCGACCGGTACGGGCGGGCGGGCCTTGAATCCGCATACGACCCTTATCTGCTGGGAATGGAAGGCTCAGACAGTATCAGGAACTTTATTAATAAGATCCTTGGTAAAGAGCAAAAAGGCGGCGATCTGACTCTCACTATTGACTCTTCCCTGCAGGGGCTTGCTGAGCAGTTGCTTGGGGGCCGGCGGGGGGCGGTTGTCCTGGTTGATATCCGGACAGGGGCTTTGCGGGTAGTGGCTTCAGCCCCGGGTTACGACCCCAATCACCTGGATGAAAACTGGCCGAGCCTGGTGCAGGCGGCGGACTCGCCCTTGCTTAACAGGGCGACGCAGGGAGCTTACCCGCCCGGCTCAACATTCAAAATCATTACCGCGGCCGGAGCGCTGGCTGCCAAGCCCGGGCTTGCCAACAGCATTTTCAACTGCCAGGGTTACTTGATGGTGGGCGGGTATAAACTGACCGACCTGGCCGCTCATGGTGAAGTGGATCTAAAAAAAGCCCTTGCTGTCTCGTGCAACACTACTTTTGCCCAGTTGGGTCTAGGGATGGGCGCCGACAACTTTTACCGTGTCTTTAAGGCTTTTGGGATGGATCAGGATCCCGACCCGGGAATCGCGGTACGGCCAGGTACGCTTGCCGCTCCGGGTGACATGACTCAGACAGAACTGGCCAGCAGCGCCATCGGTCAGGGGGAAGTACTGGTAAGCCCGTTGCATATGGCCCTGGCGGCGGCGGCAATAGCCAACCAGGGTGTGATTATGCGGCCCTATCTGGTTGACTCGGTAAAAGACTCTACAGGTGAAATTGTTCAGTCCGCGGTGCAACGCCAGTGGCTCACCGCAACCACCCCGGCTATTTCCGGAATTATCAAAGAAGGGATGGTCGACGCGGTGCGCAGCGGTACGGCGACGGCCGCGGCAGTATCCGGGACGCAGATGGCCGGTAAAACCGGTTCCGCCCAAAACCCGCACGGTCAGACTCACGCCTGGTTTGTCGGTTTCGCGCCCGCGGAGCAGCCCAGGCTGGCCGTCGCGGTTGTTTTGGAAAACGCCGGTTCAGGCGGGTCCGTCGCGGCGCCGGTTGCGGGCAGGCTCCTGGCGACGGCTCTGGCAAAGGGGTATTAA
- a CDS encoding FtsW/RodA/SpoVE family cell cycle protein, whose protein sequence is MSVMKGRQVEWKLLFLTGVYAMAGALALYLGSAGTPDRKVVFACISVIAAYFLVSVYWHIAGYRGDCFLLPLTALLSTTGLVFLFRLDPAYGVRQFFWLLIGLGVLLLTSRLLLDFRFLSDYKYIYALAGLIVLILPVFFGHEQGGAKSWLDIGILHFQPSEFVKILVVLFLASYLSENRAVLTVGTRNLGGMSLPGPQEWGPLLAMWGISLLLLVFQKDLGAALIYFSTFLTMVYVATSRISYVLFGFALFIAGAAASFYMFDHVRARVEIWMNPWPTIETTGYQIIQSLFAINSGGVLGSGLGLGYPGYIPAVHTDLIFSAICEELGLAGGAGIIILFMIFVYRGIRIALKTSDDFAALAASGLTSLLGIQAFIIIAGVTKLLPLTGITLPYISYGGSSLVANFILLGLLLNISHEEESNI, encoded by the coding sequence GAGTGGAAGCTGCTTTTTCTTACCGGTGTTTACGCCATGGCCGGGGCGCTCGCGCTGTATCTGGGATCAGCCGGGACTCCTGACCGGAAGGTTGTTTTCGCTTGCATTTCCGTTATAGCCGCCTACTTCCTGGTAAGTGTTTACTGGCATATTGCCGGATACCGCGGGGACTGTTTTTTGCTGCCGTTAACCGCCCTGCTTTCCACTACCGGCTTGGTTTTCCTGTTTCGCCTGGATCCGGCGTATGGTGTGCGCCAGTTTTTCTGGCTGCTGATTGGGCTTGGAGTCCTGCTCTTGACTTCACGGTTGCTCCTTGATTTCCGGTTTTTAAGTGACTACAAGTATATTTACGCGCTTGCCGGCTTGATTGTTTTAATTTTACCTGTTTTTTTCGGCCACGAGCAGGGAGGGGCGAAGAGTTGGCTGGATATCGGCATATTGCATTTTCAGCCTTCCGAGTTTGTTAAGATCCTGGTAGTGCTTTTCCTGGCCAGCTACCTGTCGGAAAATAGGGCTGTTTTAACTGTCGGAACCAGGAACCTGGGCGGCATGTCTTTGCCGGGACCACAGGAGTGGGGCCCGCTGCTGGCCATGTGGGGAATTTCGCTTTTATTGCTGGTATTTCAGAAAGACCTCGGCGCGGCGCTGATTTATTTCAGTACTTTTCTGACCATGGTCTATGTGGCCACTTCCCGTATTTCCTATGTTCTATTTGGTTTTGCGCTTTTTATCGCGGGAGCGGCGGCCAGTTTCTATATGTTTGACCATGTGCGCGCCAGAGTGGAAATATGGATGAACCCGTGGCCTACTATTGAAACCACGGGATACCAGATCATCCAGTCGCTTTTTGCGATTAACTCGGGCGGTGTGCTCGGAAGCGGTCTCGGCTTGGGATACCCGGGCTACATTCCGGCGGTGCATACGGATTTGATATTTTCCGCCATTTGTGAAGAGCTGGGTTTGGCGGGCGGCGCGGGAATTATTATCCTTTTTATGATTTTTGTTTACCGGGGAATCAGGATCGCTTTAAAAACGTCTGATGATTTTGCCGCCCTGGCGGCTTCCGGTTTGACGTCCCTCCTTGGTATACAGGCTTTTATCATTATTGCCGGGGTTACCAAGTTGTTGCCGTTAACCGGCATTACTCTTCCGTATATAAGTTATGGGGGCAGTTCGCTGGTGGCAAACTTTATATTGCTAGGACTCTTATTGAATATTTCCCATGAGGAAGAAAGCAATATATGA